In Thermanaeromonas sp. C210, the genomic stretch CGCCGTGCTTGGGCATACCGTTAAAGTGATAGGCCAGGGCCAGGGCGAAAATGATAATAAATATCAAAATTCCTTTTATGAGCTGGGAGGAGGCGGATTGCCGGCGGACCGGCGGTCCCACGGCAGCCTGGTGGAAGTCGATTTTAAGAACGGCCTTCCGTATGTGGCCCTGTAAAATGCGGCCGCCCACGTAGGCGCCCAACAACAGCCCGACGGCAGACAGGGGGCCGCTTAATGATAAAGCCATGGTGGCTACCCAGAAACCTCCCACATTGCAGGGCGGCATGACAACGGTGCCTATACCCATTAAGATTCCTCCGGCGGCGCCCAATAAATATCCCGCCCTGTCCTCCTTCCGGATTTTGAATTCCCGGGCCAGCAAGGCAGAGCCCAGGGCGCCCAGGATAATCCCGACATCCAGGAGGCTGTGCATGTCCCGGTACAAAGGTTGCACCGGGTAGGGGGCAAAGGGACTTTCAGTCTTAAGGCCCAGCAAATTGTAAAACCAGCTTCCCCACATGGCCATCTGGGGAAAGACCCCCAGGGCACGGGCATACATAAACATAAACAGGTTGGTAATGGCCATGGCCATGACTCCTACTCCTAAAGGCCAGGGTTCGCGGAACAGCCGCGACCACACCCCCTTTAGGGATTGTCCGGCGTAGGCCAGCCGGCCGGCGGCGGTAGCAGTTTTGTCAACCAAGTCATCTTTCCCTCCTTACTGTAAAATCTGGGAGAAAGCAAAAAGCGAATTAAAATATACGACAAGAAATTATAAAATCCTGCTATAAATTACATTCCGATTTGGAATATAAAAATACCTTGGAAAGTAACCAAGTAAAATAATGAGGAGGGAGCCTGGTGCCCCCTCCTTGAGAACCCGGAAAAGACCTATTATTCTAACCCTTGGACGGCTTTTCTCCTTTCTTTTTCTTCTCCTTATCCTCATCCTTCGTCGAATATACACCGGGTCCGCTACCGTAGGGGTCGGGGTACCCGGGATGATAGCCGGGTCCAGGGTAGCCGGGATCTGAACAATCGGGCCCGGGGTAACCGTCCGGACACCCGGGACGCGGATACTTGTCGGGATACCCGGGATGCGGCTGCCACGGATCAGGGTAAGGGGACATTCTAGTGCAGGCACAATAGATATTGTTCCAGAACATGGCCTGCTGTATTTCTTCTTTGGCCAAGTCTAAGATCATCATGTGGACATGGGGATCGGGAGCATACATGGCCAGGTGACAGAGCCAGTAACACTGGCGTACTTCTATATCCCGCGCTTTTTTGACTCCCTCCGACCAATCTCCGTAGGTTGAGATGGCTTCCGTAG encodes the following:
- a CDS encoding YeeE/YedE thiosulfate transporter family protein, with the translated sequence MVDKTATAAGRLAYAGQSLKGVWSRLFREPWPLGVGVMAMAITNLFMFMYARALGVFPQMAMWGSWFYNLLGLKTESPFAPYPVQPLYRDMHSLLDVGIILGALGSALLAREFKIRKEDRAGYLLGAAGGILMGIGTVVMPPCNVGGFWVATMALSLSGPLSAVGLLLGAYVGGRILQGHIRKAVLKIDFHQAAVGPPVRRQSASSQLIKGILIFIIIFALALAYHFNGMPKHGGLLLFGLVFGLIVQRSRLCFAAAFREILTTRDGTVMKWVLLSMAVGTLGFALLKAQGYQPQHMVFPAGWHNIAGGFVFGIGMVLAGGCGLGILVRSGEGYTRSWLAIITGMLTSGAWVHLYGHRVGEGWLYGRPVYLPEVLGWGGALAFVYGFLLLFYLFILWVEAGKHERA